A genomic region of Chitinivibrionales bacterium contains the following coding sequences:
- a CDS encoding outer membrane lipoprotein-sorting protein: MQRGSAACFFSLSVLLTAVFLAGAQPSLDADEIVRRADAKMRGETNYSEMTMTVVRPDWSRTVSLKGWEKARTYSLTVITAPSKEKGQAFLKRGVEMWNWVPSIDRVIKLPPSMMSQSWMGSDFTNDDLIKESSIVKDYSHTLSGRDTIDGRDCWKVTLTPLPNAAVVWGKVVAWITVQEDIEVKEQYFDEDGALVNTERFSDIQMMGGREIPARMEMTPAAKPGCKTVLVVNTIWFDKPIADDFFSLQNLKRVR, from the coding sequence ATGCAAAGGGGATCCGCTGCCTGTTTCTTTTCCCTGTCTGTGCTATTAACCGCCGTGTTTCTCGCCGGAGCACAGCCCTCGCTCGACGCCGACGAAATCGTGCGCCGCGCCGACGCCAAGATGCGTGGGGAAACCAATTACAGCGAAATGACCATGACCGTGGTGCGGCCCGACTGGAGCCGAACCGTGAGCCTCAAGGGTTGGGAAAAGGCCCGTACGTATTCACTCACCGTGATCACCGCGCCTTCCAAGGAGAAGGGGCAGGCGTTCCTGAAACGCGGCGTTGAAATGTGGAACTGGGTGCCGTCCATCGACCGGGTGATCAAGCTCCCGCCCTCGATGATGTCGCAGTCGTGGATGGGCTCCGACTTCACCAACGACGACCTCATCAAGGAATCGTCCATCGTGAAGGATTATTCACACACCCTGTCGGGTCGTGATACCATTGACGGACGCGACTGCTGGAAGGTCACCCTAACCCCGCTTCCGAACGCCGCCGTAGTGTGGGGCAAGGTTGTGGCGTGGATTACAGTGCAGGAAGACATCGAGGTGAAGGAGCAGTACTTCGACGAGGATGGCGCGCTTGTCAACACCGAGCGGTTTTCCGACATACAGATGATGGGCGGTAGGGAGATCCCCGCGCGCATGGAGATGACACCCGCGGCAAAGCCCGGGTGCAAAACCGTGCTCGTCGTCAATACTATATGGTTCGACAAGCCCATCGCCGACGATTTCTTTTCGCTGCAAAACCTCAAACGCGTTCGGTAG
- a CDS encoding ABC transporter ATP-binding protein, translating into MSIITITGLTKVYDEKSVPVHALNGIDLTFEEGEFTTIVGPSGSGKTTLLNILGGLDTPSGGTINIAGTDMRAMSSRDLTRFRLHNIGFVFQSYNLIPVLTAQENIEFVMLLQGKGKAERAARARTLLAQVGIPDRGASRPGQLSGGQQQRVAVARALASRPRFVLADEPTANLDSKAAENLLDIMVTLNKGERVTFIFSTHDVRVMRKARRIITLEDGKVLKDETV; encoded by the coding sequence ATGAGTATCATCACCATCACCGGTCTTACCAAGGTATACGATGAGAAATCGGTCCCCGTCCATGCCCTTAACGGCATCGACCTGACGTTCGAGGAAGGGGAATTCACTACGATCGTCGGCCCCTCGGGCTCGGGCAAGACCACGCTGCTGAACATTTTAGGCGGCCTCGACACGCCCAGTGGCGGAACGATCAACATCGCCGGAACGGACATGCGGGCCATGTCGTCCCGCGACCTCACCCGCTTCAGACTGCATAACATCGGATTCGTGTTCCAGTCATACAATCTTATTCCGGTGCTCACGGCGCAGGAGAACATCGAATTCGTCATGCTGCTCCAGGGCAAGGGCAAGGCGGAGCGCGCCGCTCGCGCCCGCACCCTGCTTGCGCAGGTGGGAATCCCCGACCGGGGAGCGAGCAGGCCGGGGCAGCTGTCGGGCGGACAGCAACAGCGCGTGGCGGTCGCGCGAGCCTTGGCCTCGCGGCCGCGCTTCGTGCTCGCCGACGAGCCCACGGCCAACCTTGATTCGAAAGCGGCGGAAAACCTGCTCGATATCATGGTAACTCTTAACAAGGGGGAACGCGTCACGTTTATCTTTTCCACTCATGATGTCCGCGTGATGCGCAAAGCGCGGCGGATCATCACGCTTGAGGACGGCAAAGTGCTCAAGGACGAAACCGTATGA
- a CDS encoding FtsX-like permease family protein → MELLSLSWRNIWRNKRRTLITAASIFSAVFLALIMRAMQLGSYDKIVRNVVEFYTGYIQVHAKGYWDDKSLDRSFIADTALLKNVENVGGVSYLIPRLESFALASTSTQTKGVLVVGAVLAQDDRLTHLSSRISKGIMPEQSGRGVLVAEGAASDLGVAVGDSIVLLGQGFHGMSAAGAFPVSGIVHFGSPDLNSRVVYMPLSACQDLYSAPQRITSLVVAVNRPADAGTVAAALSRLLAPASYEVMTWDKMLLEVVQQIQSDNMAGLIMLGILYAIVIFGIFGTITMMTIERRREFGMVLALGMSKTLLVATTLVETIMISIVGIAAGMIAATPVILYFHVHPIRLTGEAAKMMAQYGIEPVMPFLFDGSIYGTHAAIVLGATLICALFPLWVIGRLKVAGALRS, encoded by the coding sequence ATGGAACTGCTGTCACTTTCGTGGCGCAACATATGGCGCAACAAACGGCGGACCCTAATCACCGCGGCGTCCATTTTTTCCGCGGTGTTTCTTGCGCTCATTATGCGGGCGATGCAGCTCGGCTCATATGACAAGATCGTGCGTAACGTGGTGGAATTTTACACCGGCTACATTCAAGTCCATGCAAAAGGCTACTGGGACGACAAGAGCCTCGACCGCAGTTTCATTGCCGATACTGCACTGCTGAAGAACGTCGAGAATGTGGGGGGCGTTTCGTACCTTATCCCTCGGCTTGAGTCCTTTGCCCTCGCCTCGACGAGCACGCAGACCAAGGGCGTGCTGGTGGTGGGAGCGGTCCTTGCGCAAGACGACCGCCTCACACATCTCTCTTCGCGAATCAGCAAGGGGATCATGCCCGAGCAGTCGGGGCGGGGCGTGCTTGTCGCCGAGGGAGCGGCCTCGGACCTTGGCGTGGCCGTAGGTGATTCGATCGTGCTGCTTGGCCAGGGATTTCACGGCATGAGCGCGGCGGGCGCGTTTCCCGTGAGCGGCATCGTCCATTTCGGTTCGCCCGACCTCAACAGCCGCGTGGTGTACATGCCGCTTTCTGCATGTCAAGACCTGTACTCGGCTCCGCAAAGAATTACCTCGCTTGTCGTGGCGGTCAACAGGCCTGCCGATGCCGGGACGGTCGCGGCCGCACTGAGCAGATTGTTGGCACCCGCCTCATACGAGGTGATGACATGGGACAAAATGCTTCTCGAAGTGGTTCAACAGATTCAGTCCGACAACATGGCCGGGCTCATCATGCTCGGTATTCTATACGCCATCGTCATTTTCGGGATATTCGGCACCATCACCATGATGACGATTGAGCGGCGGAGGGAGTTCGGCATGGTACTGGCCCTTGGCATGAGCAAAACGCTTCTTGTGGCCACAACCTTGGTCGAGACAATCATGATTTCGATCGTGGGCATTGCCGCCGGCATGATCGCTGCCACGCCGGTGATTTTGTATTTTCACGTACACCCAATACGCCTCACGGGTGAGGCGGCAAAAATGATGGCTCAATATGGCATCGAGCCGGTGATGCCGTTTCTGTTTGACGGTTCGATTTACGGCACGCATGCGGCCATCGTGCTTGGAGCCACCTTGATCTGCGCCCTTTTCCCATTGTGGGTAATCGGGCGGCTTAAAGTGGCTGGCGCGCTGCGATCGTGA
- a CDS encoding FtsX-like permease family protein yields the protein MLFSIAWRNIWRSPLRSLIVLLAVCLGLFGGVFSMAFTNGMTLQRIHSAIAAEVADIQVHAPGFLKKGDIIDTVPGVREVTAYVTTLPGFSCSSGRVRINAMASSATTGTGVTLYGIVPAEERRVSAIADHLVQGGYLTDESANRIVVGEKLAHKLKVRLHSKIVLTLQEVDGTITGGAFRIAGIYKTDNSTFDENTVFALAADVRFLTGLPREAVQEIAVRITDSRAAPAAAALLRGMFPSLDVKSWKESSPDLALMESIMDYMMLLFLVIILAALAFGIVNTMLMAILERTREFGMLMAIGMTRLRLFAMIMAETVLLSVTGGAAGVAASAAAIAYFGGRGISLSSVSRGLSAMGYGALVYPQIDLSFYILLSLLIVATGVASSVYPALRALRLQPARAIRST from the coding sequence ATGCTTTTCTCCATCGCCTGGCGCAACATTTGGCGCTCGCCGCTGCGGAGCCTTATTGTGCTTTTGGCCGTGTGCCTTGGGCTGTTCGGCGGTGTGTTCTCCATGGCATTTACAAACGGCATGACCCTCCAGCGCATCCACAGCGCAATCGCCGCAGAGGTTGCCGACATTCAGGTCCACGCTCCAGGGTTTCTCAAAAAGGGCGACATCATCGACACCGTTCCCGGCGTCCGTGAGGTGACGGCATATGTCACAACGCTGCCGGGGTTTTCGTGCTCATCGGGGCGCGTCAGGATAAACGCCATGGCGTCGAGTGCGACCACGGGCACGGGGGTGACGCTGTACGGCATCGTCCCGGCCGAGGAGCGCAGGGTCTCGGCCATCGCCGACCACCTGGTGCAGGGCGGTTATCTTACGGACGAAAGCGCCAATCGCATCGTGGTGGGTGAGAAACTGGCACACAAACTCAAGGTGCGGCTGCATTCGAAAATCGTGCTCACCCTTCAGGAAGTTGACGGCACGATCACCGGCGGCGCTTTTAGGATAGCGGGCATTTACAAAACAGACAACTCCACCTTCGACGAGAACACCGTCTTCGCGCTCGCGGCCGATGTACGCTTTCTTACGGGGCTTCCGCGGGAGGCTGTTCAGGAGATAGCTGTTCGAATAACCGATTCCCGTGCGGCCCCGGCCGCGGCGGCGCTGCTGCGCGGCATGTTTCCTTCCCTCGATGTCAAGTCCTGGAAGGAGTCGAGCCCCGACCTGGCACTCATGGAAAGCATCATGGATTACATGATGCTTCTCTTCCTTGTGATTATTCTTGCGGCCCTCGCATTCGGCATCGTCAACACCATGCTCATGGCCATCCTGGAACGCACCCGCGAGTTCGGCATGCTCATGGCCATCGGCATGACAAGGCTGCGGCTCTTCGCGATGATCATGGCCGAAACCGTGCTGCTGTCCGTTACGGGAGGCGCCGCGGGCGTTGCCGCATCAGCCGCTGCGATTGCCTATTTCGGCGGCCGGGGCATCAGCCTGTCATCGGTGTCGCGGGGACTTTCGGCCATGGGATACGGGGCACTTGTGTATCCGCAGATAGACCTTTCGTTCTATATCCTTTTGAGCCTCTTGATTGTGGCGACCGGCGTTGCATCGTCTGTCTATCCGGCGTTGCGGGCGCTGCGGCTGCAGCCGGCAAGGGCAATTCGGAGCACATAA
- a CDS encoding integrase core domain-containing protein — protein QFNLKYVDYGIKGLAISIGAPDMNAIAERFVGSVRREALDHYIILNRRQLNRILVDYVNFYNSQRPHQGLEQQIPGGYSPQREGEISKIPILSGLHHHYFRMVA, from the coding sequence ACAATTCAATTTGAAGTATGTCGATTATGGAATAAAGGGACTCGCGATATCCATCGGAGCCCCGGACATGAATGCTATCGCGGAAAGATTCGTTGGATCGGTGAGAAGGGAAGCACTGGACCATTACATTATTCTCAATCGGCGGCAGCTTAATAGAATTCTGGTGGATTATGTGAATTTCTACAATTCTCAACGACCACACCAAGGTCTTGAGCAACAGATTCCAGGAGGATATTCTCCGCAAAGAGAGGGAGAGATCTCGAAAATCCCGATTCTCTCTGGATTACATCATCATTATTTCAGGATGGTAGCATAG
- a CDS encoding DUF1573 domain-containing protein, giving the protein MFRVSCLASPFVLIPVFIACAAPKIEVDESAYDCGIVAEGKIDKLHAQFVVKNSGDATLTISNVCPGCGCTVVRFDTTIQPGKTGLIASTVTIANYHSGPITKYVTVQSNASNNPALQLSISAVIKPVIDVSEQYVSLAPGKPHTIVLASAKQDLSVSEVFMSGSSASAPSSPAWQAAEGKDCD; this is encoded by the coding sequence ATGTTCCGTGTGTCCTGCCTTGCGTCCCCGTTCGTCCTCATCCCCGTTTTTATAGCCTGTGCTGCCCCGAAAATCGAGGTGGACGAGTCCGCCTACGATTGCGGCATTGTCGCCGAAGGAAAAATTGACAAGCTCCACGCGCAATTTGTCGTTAAGAATTCGGGAGATGCGACTCTCACGATCAGCAACGTGTGTCCGGGTTGCGGGTGTACCGTGGTGAGGTTCGACACCACCATCCAACCCGGGAAAACCGGTCTCATCGCTTCCACCGTCACCATCGCGAATTACCATTCGGGTCCGATCACCAAATACGTGACCGTCCAATCCAACGCTTCGAACAATCCCGCGCTGCAGCTTTCCATAAGCGCCGTCATCAAACCGGTGATCGATGTTTCGGAGCAGTACGTGAGCCTTGCGCCGGGGAAGCCGCACACCATCGTGCTTGCCTCGGCCAAACAGGACCTTTCCGTCAGCGAGGTGTTCATGAGTGGTTCTTCCGCATCTGCGCCGTCGTCCCCTGCGTGGCAGGCAGCCGAGGGTAAGGATTGTGACTGA